A genomic region of Trichothermofontia sichuanensis B231 contains the following coding sequences:
- a CDS encoding NAD-dependent epimerase/dehydratase family protein, with the protein MRILIMGGTRFIGVYLSKLLVERGHEVVLFNRGNRPAPVAGLRQIQGDRTDAAQLQTALAGESFEVIYDNNGRELRDTQPLVELFHGKVQHFVYMSSAGVYLAADQMPHVEGDAIDPNSRHRGKYETEAYLQAQGLPFTAIRPTYIYGPQNYNDLEAWFFDRIVRDRPIPIPGNGQHLTQWGHCYDLAQAMVAVLGNPKAIGQVYNVSGDRYVTFDGLARACAIAAGKPVDSLRLVHYDPKQFNFGKRKAFPMRVQHFFTSVQKARTELNWHPQFDLISGLRDSFEHDYLASGRDQAAIDFSVDDEILQQIG; encoded by the coding sequence ATGCGGATTTTAATCATGGGGGGGACCCGCTTTATTGGGGTTTACCTGAGCAAGTTACTGGTTGAGCGCGGCCATGAGGTGGTGCTGTTTAATCGGGGGAACCGTCCGGCCCCGGTGGCAGGGTTGCGGCAAATCCAGGGCGATCGCACTGATGCGGCCCAACTTCAGACCGCCTTAGCTGGGGAAAGCTTTGAGGTCATTTACGACAACAATGGTCGCGAACTGAGAGATACCCAGCCCCTGGTTGAGCTGTTCCACGGTAAGGTCCAGCATTTTGTTTACATGAGTTCAGCCGGGGTTTATTTAGCCGCGGACCAGATGCCCCACGTGGAGGGGGATGCGATCGATCCCAACAGTCGCCATCGGGGCAAATACGAAACCGAAGCCTACCTCCAGGCCCAGGGCCTCCCGTTTACGGCCATTCGCCCCACCTATATCTATGGTCCCCAAAATTACAATGACCTGGAAGCCTGGTTTTTCGATCGCATCGTCCGCGATCGACCAATCCCCATCCCCGGTAACGGTCAGCACTTGACCCAATGGGGTCACTGTTACGATCTCGCCCAGGCAATGGTGGCGGTGTTAGGGAACCCCAAGGCCATTGGACAGGTCTATAACGTGTCCGGCGATCGCTATGTTACCTTTGATGGCTTAGCACGGGCCTGCGCGATCGCGGCGGGTAAACCGGTAGACAGTTTGCGGCTGGTTCACTACGACCCGAAACAGTTTAACTTTGGCAAGCGGAAAGCCTTTCCCATGCGTGTCCAACACTTTTTTACCTCGGTTCAGAAAGCCAGGACTGAGCTAAACTGGCATCCCCAGTTTGATCTCATTTCCGGGCTACGTGATTCGTTCGAGCATGACTATCTCGCTTCGGGACGGGACCAAGCGGCGATCGACTTCTCTGTCGATGATGAGATCTTGCAGCAGATTGGCTAA
- a CDS encoding family 10 glycosylhydrolase, giving the protein MTYPHPTLSPSYGWRTYLSSLLVIASLVGPGFLLSAQARSGGTCVLPSASITEKEQLRQAALQGGREAQKRYEDLLRQHARQLQQCRERTWPKQQALWLRLYPCDAQPGQLEALLDEVVNKGYNQVYVEAFYDGQVLLPLNENRTAWPSVIRNPQQGDVDLLAQAIHKGRQRGLKVYAWVFTINFGYSYGQRPDRQQVLARNGQGQVSLQLPDNTDQAFVDPYHPQARQDYTQMLQAVLRRRPDGILFDYIRYPRGTGGASIATRVQDLWVYGEASQAALIQRGQNNQGRELIQQFLRKGYITEGEIAAARTRFPQEPTPLWPGRDISQAKALTPPTQAQLQRDLWILSVSHAAQGVVDFLTMAAQMAQQHGIPAGAVFFPGGNQVIGQGFDSRLQPWDQFPAHLEWHPMSYSACGSSSCVVEEVRRVLSLTPPGTLVRPALAGSWGGPSQGNRPSLEVQMQALQQSLPQLEAVSHFAYSWQEPESDRRRRFCRVS; this is encoded by the coding sequence ATGACCTATCCACACCCAACCCTATCCCCTAGCTACGGATGGCGCACCTACCTCAGCAGCCTGCTGGTGATTGCCAGCCTAGTTGGCCCAGGGTTTCTGCTGAGTGCCCAGGCTCGGAGCGGCGGGACCTGTGTGTTGCCCAGTGCCAGTATTACGGAAAAGGAGCAGTTGCGACAGGCGGCCCTCCAGGGGGGGCGGGAGGCTCAGAAACGCTATGAGGACCTTTTACGACAGCACGCGCGTCAGTTACAGCAGTGCCGTGAGCGCACCTGGCCGAAACAGCAAGCCCTTTGGCTGCGGCTCTATCCCTGTGACGCCCAACCGGGGCAATTGGAAGCCCTGCTGGATGAGGTGGTTAACAAGGGCTACAACCAGGTCTATGTAGAAGCGTTTTACGATGGCCAAGTTCTGCTGCCCCTGAATGAAAATCGCACCGCTTGGCCCTCGGTGATCCGTAACCCTCAGCAAGGGGATGTGGATTTATTGGCCCAAGCTATTCATAAGGGGCGACAGCGGGGCCTGAAGGTTTATGCCTGGGTCTTCACGATAAATTTTGGCTATTCCTATGGCCAGCGGCCCGATCGCCAGCAGGTTCTAGCCCGCAATGGCCAGGGTCAGGTCAGCCTGCAACTGCCGGATAATACGGATCAGGCCTTCGTTGATCCCTACCATCCCCAGGCCCGTCAGGACTATACCCAGATGCTGCAAGCCGTGCTCCGACGGCGACCAGATGGCATTTTGTTTGACTATATCCGCTATCCCCGTGGGACAGGTGGAGCCTCGATCGCCACCCGGGTACAAGATCTCTGGGTCTATGGCGAAGCTTCCCAGGCGGCTCTGATCCAACGAGGCCAAAATAACCAGGGCCGGGAACTGATCCAGCAGTTCCTGCGCAAAGGCTACATCACCGAGGGAGAAATTGCCGCTGCCCGGACCCGCTTCCCCCAGGAGCCAACTCCCCTGTGGCCAGGGCGCGACATTAGCCAGGCCAAAGCCCTAACTCCGCCTACCCAAGCCCAACTGCAACGAGATCTCTGGATTTTAAGTGTTTCCCACGCCGCCCAAGGCGTAGTGGATTTCCTAACAATGGCAGCTCAGATGGCCCAGCAGCACGGGATTCCGGCTGGGGCTGTCTTTTTCCCTGGGGGGAATCAGGTAATCGGCCAAGGGTTTGACTCCCGCCTGCAACCCTGGGATCAGTTTCCGGCCCACCTGGAATGGCACCCGATGTCCTACTCAGCCTGCGGCAGTAGTAGCTGTGTGGTTGAAGAAGTTCGCCGGGTCCTCAGCCTGACGCCGCCAGGAACGCTGGTCCGGCCTGCCCTTGCGGGTAGTTGGGGTGGCCCATCCCAAGGCAACCGACCGAGCCTGGAGGTACAAATGCAGGCCCTCCAACAGAGTCTTCCCCAGCTAGAGGCCGTCAGTCATTTTGCTTATTCCTGGCAGGAACCGGAATCCGATCGCCGTCGCCGGTTTTGCCGTGTATCTTAA
- a CDS encoding alpha/beta hydrolase produces MTRLFPSLILGVGASLVCLTTRAEAIDQVRLQFRDRTATVSIGELRSFVRGSAAPQQLLDFFQATGQRAEAVRNLLGDQITLGTRPERFLETSTGQFVLLQLDRLIAGSDSRTQLEALRTTVQRTLSNDNRLSILELLENYPESTVTVDLNGLESIYNRISGFINRVEPALEAVKSFLRDLICDCPQNNSSVLPPPAHLSAQATTGKPRVCVNQAGELVPLQTAHAPITAAVSAAVMPIDHRQP; encoded by the coding sequence TTGACACGTTTATTCCCATCCTTAATCTTGGGTGTGGGTGCTAGTCTGGTTTGTCTAACAACTAGGGCGGAAGCCATTGATCAGGTGCGGCTTCAGTTCCGCGATCGCACCGCCACGGTTTCGATCGGCGAACTGCGCAGCTTCGTGCGGGGCAGTGCTGCGCCCCAACAATTACTGGACTTTTTCCAAGCAACTGGACAACGGGCTGAGGCCGTGCGGAACTTGCTAGGGGATCAGATTACGTTGGGCACTCGCCCTGAACGGTTTTTAGAGACTTCGACGGGACAGTTTGTCCTGTTGCAACTCGATCGCCTGATTGCGGGTTCCGATAGCCGCACCCAGTTGGAGGCTTTGCGTACCACGGTGCAAAGAACGCTCAGCAACGACAATCGCTTATCGATTCTGGAATTGTTAGAAAACTACCCTGAGTCCACGGTGACCGTTGATCTCAATGGTTTGGAATCGATTTACAACCGTATTAGTGGCTTTATCAACCGTGTCGAACCAGCCCTAGAAGCTGTGAAGAGTTTCCTGCGGGATTTAATTTGTGACTGTCCTCAGAACAACTCTTCGGTACTGCCGCCACCGGCCCACCTAAGTGCACAGGCCACTACCGGTAAACCGCGTGTATGCGTCAACCAGGCCGGTGAACTTGTCCCCTTGCAAACGGCGCACGCACCGATCACGGCTGCTGTTAGCGCAGCGGTAATGCCCATCGATCACCGTCAGCCATAA
- a CDS encoding alpha/beta hydrolase: MFLQDCLGVKRWFTPSRWLGSLLAVGILEIGATVLMASSSATAAERVVFTYGPIRQAVTIQELETLAETGQATGGLRFLLRVAGVAPESAQQVLTHEVGASLLFLDRALNSVPGEYLLFQMGYIFHTPARVDNIQALRSALVLSAVDNNSVSLLRFFQNYPTQDLMVDGVQLARTAREISSFVARVGEKAEVPLAAVRNFLDGIICECESASP, encoded by the coding sequence ATGTTTTTACAAGACTGTTTAGGAGTGAAGCGGTGGTTCACCCCCTCCCGCTGGCTAGGGTCGCTGCTGGCGGTGGGCATCCTGGAGATAGGCGCAACTGTGCTGATGGCCAGTTCATCGGCAACCGCGGCTGAGCGCGTTGTGTTTACCTATGGTCCGATCCGACAGGCCGTCACGATTCAGGAGCTAGAGACCCTGGCAGAAACGGGGCAAGCGACCGGTGGCCTACGGTTTTTACTCAGGGTTGCCGGGGTTGCGCCGGAGTCGGCTCAGCAGGTCCTTACCCATGAGGTAGGTGCTAGTTTATTGTTTTTGGATCGGGCACTCAACTCGGTACCGGGCGAATACCTCCTGTTCCAGATGGGCTACATTTTCCACACTCCCGCACGAGTGGACAACATCCAAGCCCTGCGATCGGCCCTAGTGCTATCTGCTGTGGACAACAACAGCGTCAGTCTGCTGCGGTTTTTCCAAAACTATCCCACCCAAGACCTGATGGTCGACGGTGTACAGCTAGCCCGGACAGCGCGGGAAATCAGTAGCTTCGTGGCCCGTGTGGGGGAAAAGGCGGAGGTGCCGCTGGCGGCAGTGCGTAACTTCCTGGACGGGATCATCTGCGAATGTGAATCCGCCTCCCCCTAG
- the purN gene encoding phosphoribosylglycinamide formyltransferase yields MSSSFDTTPSDTTPSLVSPPLVPLSHATSARTSPARLGVMASGSGTNFEAIMAAIAAAELHAEVPVLIYNNPKATVRERAARWGVPAVLLNHREFPSRESLEEAIVTTFKAQGVEWVVMAGWMRIITQVLLDAFPDCVLNIHPSLLPSFPGVRAVEQALAAGVKVTGCTVHRACLAVDSGPILIQAAVPVLPDDTPERLHARIQIQEHRILPQAIALVTGQIRP; encoded by the coding sequence GTGTCCTCCTCTTTTGATACAACCCCTAGTGATACAACCCCTAGCTTGGTTTCCCCGCCTCTCGTCCCTTTGAGCCATGCCACTTCTGCTCGCACCAGTCCAGCCCGTTTGGGGGTAATGGCCTCTGGCAGTGGGACTAATTTTGAGGCGATTATGGCGGCGATCGCGGCGGCGGAACTCCATGCTGAAGTGCCAGTCCTGATTTACAACAATCCGAAGGCCACCGTTAGAGAGCGGGCGGCACGGTGGGGAGTACCGGCAGTTTTATTAAATCATCGTGAATTTCCTAGTCGTGAAAGTCTGGAGGAGGCGATCGTCACCACCTTTAAGGCTCAGGGGGTGGAATGGGTGGTGATGGCCGGGTGGATGCGGATTATTACCCAGGTATTGCTCGATGCCTTCCCTGATTGCGTCCTCAATATCCATCCCAGCTTGTTACCCAGTTTCCCAGGGGTGCGGGCGGTGGAGCAAGCGCTAGCGGCTGGGGTCAAGGTGACGGGGTGTACGGTCCATCGTGCCTGTTTAGCCGTGGATAGCGGTCCGATTCTAATCCAGGCAGCAGTCCCAGTTTTACCCGACGATACCCCCGAACGCCTTCATGCCCGAATTCAGATCCAGGAACACCGCATCCTGCCCCAGGCGATCGCGCTAGTCACTGGCCAGATTCGCCCCTAA
- a CDS encoding tetratricopeptide repeat protein, whose amino-acid sequence MSKRTSFLSLLLAWGLWGVGQPALAQALVPVTPTLDPTQLEQHGLGLAREAAQLAQFQQIELALPRAQLAAQLVPQNAQVLALLGSLYIQSQALDKGIATLHEAQKLEPKETSVLFALGSAYFQKGDYQNSVKYLRQGLTLRPELAGAWFDLGNAYYKMKRFREAIEQYETAVQKDDKFWPAINNIGLILYEQNNIEGAIAKWQQAIALDSKAAEPRLALAVAFYAKGDREKGIALGEAALKMDGRYGNPDFLIENLWGDRLMEDTRKFLASPRIQATIAQSAVIEMTTP is encoded by the coding sequence GTGTCTAAGCGAACTTCCTTCTTGTCATTGTTGCTAGCCTGGGGCCTTTGGGGCGTTGGCCAACCCGCCCTAGCGCAAGCCCTCGTGCCCGTTACGCCGACCCTCGATCCCACCCAATTGGAGCAACATGGGCTGGGTCTGGCGCGAGAGGCGGCCCAACTTGCCCAGTTTCAGCAGATTGAATTGGCCCTCCCCCGCGCCCAGTTGGCTGCCCAACTGGTGCCCCAAAATGCCCAGGTCTTGGCCCTATTAGGGAGTTTGTATATTCAATCCCAAGCCTTGGATAAAGGGATTGCTACCCTGCATGAGGCTCAGAAGTTGGAACCTAAGGAAACCTCTGTCCTGTTTGCCCTAGGGTCTGCCTATTTCCAAAAAGGGGATTATCAAAATTCGGTGAAATACCTGCGCCAGGGCCTCACTCTCCGCCCAGAGTTGGCAGGAGCCTGGTTTGATCTGGGCAATGCATATTACAAAATGAAGCGCTTTAGGGAGGCCATTGAGCAGTATGAAACGGCTGTCCAGAAAGATGACAAATTCTGGCCTGCGATTAATAATATCGGCCTCATTTTGTATGAACAAAATAACATAGAGGGGGCGATCGCAAAGTGGCAGCAGGCTATTGCTCTAGACAGTAAGGCGGCAGAACCCCGCTTAGCCCTAGCGGTTGCTTTTTACGCCAAAGGCGATCGGGAGAAAGGGATTGCCTTGGGGGAAGCAGCGCTCAAAATGGATGGTCGCTATGGAAACCCTGACTTTCTCATTGAGAATCTTTGGGGAGATCGGTTGATGGAGGATACCCGCAAGTTCCTGGCTAGTCCACGGATTCAAGCCACGATCGCCCAAAGCGCAGTGATTGAGATGACGACTCCCTAG
- the mtnA gene encoding S-methyl-5-thioribose-1-phosphate isomerase — translation MTMLLSHQIYPVIWQDPHVLLVDQTRLPHEYAVVEVSRLEDMAHAIKTMIVRGAPAIGVAAAYGMYLGAREIETNDRETFLVALEAVACTLETTRPTAVNLFWAIARMLKTARQTLGSVDTLKQVLLETAQAIQAEDLQTCQAIGAAGLAVLPKDPVQLRLLTHCNAGALATAGYGTALGVVRSAWQAGRLARVYADETRPRLQGARLTTWECVHEGIPVTLITDNMAAHCMQKGLIDAVVVGADRIAANGDTANKIGTYAVALAAKAHNIPFFVAAPVSTIDFALIEGSQIPIEERDAEEVSRIGDLPICPPGVEFYNPAFDVTPAQLITAIITEHGAFHPNELKAQLHDLKGLGSERA, via the coding sequence ATGACAATGTTACTTTCCCACCAGATTTATCCTGTGATTTGGCAGGACCCCCATGTCTTGCTGGTTGATCAAACCCGACTTCCCCATGAGTATGCGGTGGTTGAGGTGAGCCGTTTAGAGGATATGGCTCACGCCATTAAGACGATGATTGTTCGAGGTGCCCCGGCGATCGGGGTAGCAGCAGCCTATGGGATGTATTTGGGGGCACGGGAGATTGAAACGAATGATCGCGAGACGTTTCTGGTGGCTCTAGAAGCGGTGGCTTGCACACTGGAGACCACGCGTCCGACAGCGGTGAATTTGTTCTGGGCAATTGCCCGGATGTTGAAAACCGCTCGCCAAACGCTGGGGTCGGTGGACACTCTCAAGCAGGTGTTATTGGAAACAGCCCAAGCGATCCAAGCGGAAGACTTGCAGACCTGTCAGGCGATCGGAGCGGCGGGCTTAGCGGTGTTGCCCAAAGATCCGGTCCAGTTGCGCCTGTTGACCCACTGTAATGCGGGGGCACTGGCGACAGCGGGCTATGGGACAGCACTGGGGGTGGTGCGATCGGCATGGCAGGCGGGACGGCTGGCACGGGTCTATGCCGATGAAACGCGGCCCCGCTTGCAAGGTGCCCGTCTAACCACGTGGGAGTGTGTCCATGAGGGGATTCCCGTCACCTTGATTACGGATAATATGGCTGCCCACTGTATGCAAAAGGGTCTGATTGATGCGGTGGTGGTTGGGGCCGATCGCATTGCTGCCAATGGGGATACGGCGAATAAAATTGGCACCTACGCCGTGGCCCTAGCGGCTAAGGCCCATAACATCCCCTTTTTTGTGGCTGCGCCTGTCTCGACGATTGATTTTGCATTAATCGAAGGTAGCCAGATCCCGATCGAAGAACGGGATGCAGAGGAAGTCTCACGAATCGGTGACCTGCCGATCTGTCCGCCCGGTGTTGAGTTCTATAATCCTGCGTTTGACGTGACGCCTGCCCAGTTGATTACGGCTATTATTACCGAGCACGGGGCCTTTCACCCGAATGAGCTAAAAGCCCAACTGCATGACCTGAAGGGGTTGGGGTCAGAACGCGCCTAG
- a CDS encoding pentapeptide repeat-containing protein, translating into MKVRELLRRYRRGQRDFQQVELLRADLAGASLEFIDLRGAQLERANLTQAQLIGAELWQTNLTQANLQRVNLIGADLRAAQLYRADCTRGMFCGASLNTADLSYAILDEASLCGADLRAADLTGASLRGTNLKRADLRGAILQAADLTGAELEEADLTDAILPSEADRDQLLARVRKPSIYLPMSDEEVLSELPPVTNGVVTGEVPAVAAEATIVVPAVARPLAPKAAEELTIEAEWTAFLQADAINLFQPNNQEEGRGRILRSLLLRKGHTQLRQKLLDAYQQRCVVSGCTAVQVLEVAYILPYAGEKTNHPTNCLLLRADLHVLFDLHLLAIDPCTSSVLIAPWLVQTIYGRLNGRKVNFPSNLEIRPSAEALATHLEKCQWQRESMPVWPEVYSL; encoded by the coding sequence ATGAAAGTGAGAGAACTACTCCGGCGCTATCGTCGAGGTCAGCGCGATTTTCAACAGGTTGAGCTGCTGCGGGCTGACCTAGCCGGTGCCAGTCTGGAGTTTATTGATCTGCGTGGGGCACAGCTAGAACGGGCCAACCTAACCCAGGCCCAACTGATCGGGGCGGAGTTGTGGCAAACCAATCTCACCCAGGCCAATTTGCAGCGAGTCAATTTGATTGGGGCTGATTTGCGGGCTGCTCAACTTTACCGGGCGGATTGTACGCGGGGGATGTTCTGCGGCGCTAGCTTAAACACGGCGGATCTGAGCTATGCCATCCTCGATGAGGCATCCCTGTGTGGGGCTGATTTGCGGGCCGCAGACTTGACGGGGGCAAGTCTTAGAGGAACCAATCTGAAGAGGGCGGATTTGCGGGGAGCCATCTTGCAAGCGGCGGACCTGACTGGGGCCGAGTTAGAGGAAGCAGACTTAACCGATGCCATTTTACCCAGTGAGGCCGATCGTGACCAGCTGTTGGCACGGGTGCGCAAGCCCTCCATTTACTTACCCATGTCCGATGAGGAGGTCTTGTCTGAATTACCGCCAGTCACCAATGGGGTGGTAACTGGTGAGGTGCCTGCGGTTGCGGCTGAGGCCACGATCGTTGTACCGGCAGTCGCCCGCCCGCTTGCCCCAAAGGCGGCAGAGGAGTTAACTATAGAGGCTGAGTGGACAGCGTTCCTCCAGGCTGATGCCATTAACCTGTTCCAACCCAATAATCAGGAGGAGGGCCGGGGGCGGATTTTGCGATCGTTACTGTTGCGTAAAGGGCATACTCAACTGCGCCAGAAACTGTTGGATGCCTATCAACAACGCTGTGTGGTCTCAGGTTGTACGGCAGTGCAGGTATTGGAGGTGGCCTATATCCTTCCCTATGCTGGCGAGAAGACCAATCACCCCACTAATTGTCTGCTGCTACGGGCAGACTTACATGTCCTGTTTGACTTGCATTTGCTGGCGATCGATCCCTGTACCTCCTCGGTACTCATTGCCCCGTGGTTGGTCCAGACGATCTACGGAAGGCTCAATGGCCGTAAGGTCAATTTCCCCAGTAATCTGGAGATCCGTCCTAGTGCGGAGGCACTGGCTACTCATCTGGAGAAATGCCAGTGGCAGCGGGAGTCAATGCCCGTTTGGCCAGAGGTTTATTCCCTCTAG
- a CDS encoding class I SAM-dependent methyltransferase: MDQLARERAFHDAWAAAIVVDGIRVQDYFEACTAPENRFILKHLGPLAGKSLLDLGCGAGENSVYFAQQGAHCVAADYSPGMVEVALKLAAAHHIHIEGRVMNAMAIDVPDAQFDIVYVANLLHHLPDPQQAICEMHRVLKPGGKLCFWEPLKHNPVINVYRRIATKVRTEDEQPLDIQIVDFVRSRFSDTQYDTFWLATLWIFLQFYLIEWVNPNEERYWKKIIVEHQRLAKTYTRLEKYDRWLKRYLPWAKRYAWNLAVVATK; this comes from the coding sequence ATGGATCAATTAGCACGGGAGCGAGCCTTTCACGATGCCTGGGCGGCAGCGATCGTCGTTGATGGTATTCGCGTCCAGGACTATTTTGAAGCCTGCACGGCTCCCGAAAACCGCTTTATCCTCAAACACCTGGGTCCGCTTGCGGGAAAATCGCTACTGGATCTGGGCTGTGGTGCCGGTGAAAATAGTGTGTACTTTGCCCAACAGGGGGCACACTGTGTCGCAGCAGATTACTCCCCTGGCATGGTTGAAGTGGCCCTCAAGTTAGCAGCCGCTCATCACATCCACATCGAAGGTCGGGTTATGAATGCAATGGCGATCGACGTTCCCGATGCCCAGTTTGACATTGTCTACGTGGCTAATCTGCTGCACCACCTACCTGATCCCCAGCAGGCCATTTGTGAAATGCATCGCGTCCTGAAACCGGGCGGTAAATTGTGTTTTTGGGAGCCGTTAAAACATAACCCTGTGATTAACGTCTATCGCCGGATCGCCACCAAGGTTCGCACCGAAGATGAGCAACCTTTAGATATTCAGATTGTAGATTTTGTGCGATCGCGGTTTAGCGATACCCAATATGATACCTTCTGGCTGGCAACCCTCTGGATTTTCCTCCAGTTTTACCTGATTGAATGGGTCAACCCCAACGAAGAGCGCTATTGGAAAAAAATCATTGTTGAACATCAACGTCTGGCCAAGACTTATACACGATTGGAAAAGTACGATCGCTGGCTCAAGCGCTATCTGCCCTGGGCCAAACGGTATGCCTGGAACCTCGCGGTTGTTGCGACTAAATAG
- a CDS encoding tetratricopeptide repeat protein encodes MRRWSCFLALCMGYPFGLAMEATAQPTLLGNPLSPAHPPVPTAVELPSLTADRVAETPVIPPTKPPSREQFSTFPVGVNLGSRNRVPSTFVRGVEVKNEVVDFGQWLLPFDVVVTALQLRVTPLEDGQLELRSPGLVVRLNPNELAIDPELGQVMSIQEIQDRFGVPSEFDVNEYAIVFNPPWLGMGGRGGPRPGDQPIELEGLAEVTAAPFTLGTVSQEAAISGTRWESDFPPDSTDYRGNLRAVGTLLGGSWFVRTQQTELDNTATWKLSEFQYFRP; translated from the coding sequence GTGAGAAGATGGAGCTGCTTCCTGGCCCTGTGCATGGGCTATCCGTTTGGGTTGGCAATGGAAGCAACCGCCCAACCAACCCTATTGGGGAACCCTCTATCCCCGGCGCACCCGCCTGTGCCAACGGCGGTTGAACTACCCTCGCTAACGGCAGATAGGGTGGCTGAAACGCCGGTTATACCGCCTACCAAACCGCCGTCGCGTGAGCAGTTTAGCACGTTTCCCGTAGGTGTCAACTTAGGTTCCCGTAATAGGGTTCCCAGCACCTTTGTGCGGGGGGTAGAAGTCAAAAATGAAGTGGTGGATTTTGGGCAATGGTTGTTGCCATTTGACGTTGTGGTTACCGCGTTACAGTTGCGGGTAACCCCCTTAGAAGATGGGCAATTAGAACTCCGATCGCCCGGTTTGGTCGTGCGCCTCAATCCTAATGAACTGGCGATCGATCCGGAACTGGGTCAGGTTATGTCGATCCAGGAGATTCAAGATCGCTTTGGGGTGCCCAGCGAATTTGATGTCAATGAATATGCGATCGTCTTCAACCCACCCTGGTTAGGGATGGGGGGGCGAGGGGGGCCTCGTCCTGGCGACCAGCCCATTGAGTTGGAGGGTCTCGCAGAAGTCACTGCCGCCCCCTTTACCCTTGGCACCGTCAGTCAAGAGGCGGCTATCAGTGGTACGCGATGGGAGTCGGATTTTCCGCCTGATTCCACCGATTATCGCGGCAATTTGCGGGCTGTGGGAACCCTGCTCGGCGGAAGCTGGTTTGTGCGCACCCAGCAAACCGAATTAGATAACACCGCCACTTGGAAACTCAGTGAGTTCCAGTACTTTCGTCCTTGA